The Terriglobia bacterium genome includes a region encoding these proteins:
- a CDS encoding molybdopterin-dependent oxidoreductase, with the protein MSEFSTIGKPVAFVDAAEKTTGHGKYTDDLSVPGMLIGKILHSPHPHARIKSIDTSRARALPGVVAVVTGKDAPTTYGILPIGHDEHALALDKVRYVGDNVACVAAVDEATAEKALELIDVEYELLPAWFDPEQSMKAEADFIHESRPHNIEKEYHHTFGDPDKAFADADYVAEARYLANEVTHAAMEPHSTLAAFEIDPHTGKAGRLTVWSSTQVPYYLQHKLSLVLDMPMSQIRVIKPLVGGGFGGKSEVIPLEITAAIAARAANAPVKITYTREEVFWAHRGRPRTIIDLKMGAKHDGRIVAVAARVIQDGGGYCSYGPVTILYSGALLGALYDIPNVRYDGYRVLTNKPACGAMRGHGTVNVRFAFESQLDEIAAALKLDPAEVRRRNLLKPPCVTVNGLRVLSYGLPECIEKVVAASRWNERRVAVDGRQSTVDKAQKRGLGIACSHYVSGASNSIIRSDMPHSTVNIKVDRDGGVVAYTGASEIGQGSDTMTAQIIAEVLGCDLARVKVVAADTDLTPIDLGSYSSRVTFMNGNASLRAAEDVKKQITAAAARKLNCALEDVVFRGDKVFRKGVGTAGAKDSEAEILERKDAPRGPAGEGARATGDVKVQGRVEGQTLRGSVQQKRKEEGPKDRMSFEEAVVAAIDFSGALTGTGSYAPPPEARGGQFKGAGVGPSPAYSYSAQVAEVSVDEETGEVTVHKIWAAHDCGRALNPVAVEGQVIGSVWMGLGQALEEEMVWKDGLLMNPGLLEYRSPSAAESPEIECFIVESIDPEGPFGAKEAGEGSLAATIPAISNAIYDAVGVRLREAPFTPERVLAALRAKKGEKKLDMTRDVDPTAPTTFPEHGGALCFRGKGPARHPLDVARAPSPAEGDD; encoded by the coding sequence ATGAGCGAGTTCTCGACCATCGGCAAGCCGGTCGCATTCGTGGACGCGGCGGAGAAAACCACCGGCCACGGGAAATACACCGACGACCTCAGCGTCCCGGGAATGCTGATCGGGAAGATCCTGCATTCGCCGCACCCGCACGCACGGATCAAGAGCATTGACACGTCGCGAGCGCGGGCGCTGCCGGGCGTGGTGGCTGTGGTCACCGGCAAAGACGCGCCGACCACCTACGGAATTCTGCCCATCGGGCACGACGAGCACGCGCTGGCGCTGGACAAAGTGCGCTACGTCGGGGACAACGTGGCGTGCGTGGCGGCGGTGGACGAAGCCACGGCGGAAAAGGCGTTGGAGCTGATTGATGTCGAGTACGAACTGCTGCCGGCGTGGTTCGATCCTGAGCAGTCCATGAAGGCCGAGGCCGACTTTATTCACGAGAGCCGGCCGCACAACATCGAAAAGGAGTATCACCACACGTTCGGCGATCCGGACAAGGCGTTCGCCGATGCGGATTATGTGGCCGAGGCGCGCTACCTCGCCAACGAGGTGACGCACGCGGCGATGGAGCCGCACTCGACCTTGGCGGCGTTCGAGATCGACCCGCACACCGGAAAGGCGGGGCGGCTGACCGTGTGGTCATCCACGCAGGTGCCGTATTACCTGCAACACAAGCTCTCGCTGGTGCTGGACATGCCGATGTCGCAGATCCGCGTGATCAAGCCGCTGGTGGGCGGCGGCTTCGGCGGCAAGAGCGAGGTGATCCCGCTGGAAATCACGGCGGCGATCGCGGCGCGCGCGGCCAACGCTCCGGTGAAAATCACCTACACGCGCGAGGAAGTGTTCTGGGCGCACCGCGGGCGTCCGCGCACCATCATCGACCTGAAAATGGGTGCGAAGCATGACGGGCGGATCGTCGCAGTAGCAGCGCGCGTTATCCAGGACGGCGGCGGGTACTGCTCCTACGGTCCGGTGACAATTCTTTATTCCGGCGCGCTGCTGGGCGCGCTCTACGACATTCCCAACGTGCGCTATGACGGCTATCGCGTGCTGACCAACAAGCCGGCATGCGGCGCGATGCGCGGGCACGGGACGGTGAATGTGCGCTTCGCCTTCGAGTCGCAGCTGGACGAGATTGCAGCGGCGCTGAAGCTGGACCCGGCGGAGGTGCGGCGGCGCAATCTCTTAAAGCCTCCCTGCGTGACGGTGAACGGCCTGCGGGTGCTGAGCTATGGGCTGCCGGAGTGCATTGAGAAGGTTGTCGCGGCGTCGCGATGGAACGAAAGGCGTGTGGCCGTCGACGGTCGACAGTCGACGGTCGACAAAGCGCAGAAGCGCGGTCTCGGGATTGCTTGCTCGCACTACGTCAGCGGGGCATCGAATTCCATCATTCGTTCCGACATGCCGCACTCGACGGTGAACATCAAAGTGGACCGCGACGGGGGCGTGGTGGCGTACACGGGCGCGTCGGAAATCGGGCAGGGGTCGGACACGATGACGGCGCAAATTATCGCCGAGGTCCTGGGCTGTGACCTGGCGCGGGTGAAAGTGGTTGCCGCCGACACCGATCTCACACCGATTGATCTCGGGTCGTATTCCAGCCGGGTCACGTTTATGAACGGGAACGCGTCGCTGCGGGCCGCCGAGGACGTCAAGAAGCAAATCACGGCTGCGGCGGCGCGCAAACTGAATTGCGCGCTGGAAGACGTGGTGTTTCGCGGAGACAAGGTTTTCCGCAAAGGCGTTGGGACCGCGGGAGCTAAGGATTCGGAGGCGGAGATTCTCGAGCGCAAGGACGCTCCTCGTGGTCCCGCGGGCGAGGGCGCCCGCGCCACAGGTGACGTCAAAGTCCAGGGCCGCGTCGAAGGCCAGACCCTGCGCGGGTCGGTGCAGCAGAAGAGAAAAGAGGAAGGGCCGAAGGACCGGATGAGCTTCGAAGAAGCTGTAGTCGCCGCAATTGATTTCAGCGGAGCGCTCACCGGGACGGGATCGTACGCACCGCCTCCGGAAGCGCGTGGCGGGCAGTTCAAGGGCGCGGGAGTCGGGCCGTCGCCGGCGTACTCCTACTCGGCGCAGGTAGCCGAGGTCAGCGTGGACGAGGAGACCGGCGAAGTCACGGTGCACAAGATCTGGGCGGCGCACGATTGCGGCCGCGCTTTGAACCCGGTTGCGGTGGAAGGCCAAGTGATCGGCTCGGTGTGGATGGGCCTGGGACAGGCGCTGGAAGAAGAGATGGTGTGGAAAGACGGCCTGCTGATGAACCCCGGCCTGCTGGAGTACCGGTCGCCATCGGCGGCGGAGTCGCCGGAGATCGAGTGTTTCATTGTCGAGAGCATCGATCCCGAGGGGCCGTTCGGCGCCAAGGAAGCCGGCGAAGGCTCGCTGGCGGCGACGATTCCGGCGATCTCGAACGCGATCTACGATGCGGTCGGCGTGCGCTTGCGCGAGGCGCCATTCACGCCCGAGCGCGTGCTGGCCGCCCTGCGCGCGAAAAAAGGCGAAAAGAAGTTAGACATGACGCGCGATGTTGATCCCACCGCGCCCACGACGTTCCCGGAGCATGGCGGCGCGTTGTGCTTCAGAGGCAAAGGCCCGGCGCGACATCCACTCGATGTGGCGCGGGCGCCCTCGCCTGCGGAAGGGGACGATTAG
- a CDS encoding FAD binding domain-containing protein gives MALPDFQLLRPRTVAEAIEFLAKHAASAQIVAGGTDLVPSLGQHLFAPRFLVDIRGIGELRGIREHDGGLEIGALTTLTTIERSPEIARSYPVLHEAAKTVASPVLRNMGTIGGNICLDTRCLWYNQSLQWRKSCGFCIKKDGDLCHVAPGGTKCWAAFSGDTPPALLCLEAEIEIAGPKGTRRVPLSEFYTNVGDARMRLGKNELLTGVLLPAKTAGWRGIYRKLRIRGSIDYPLAGVAIALKRGNGHVVDAKVAITAVNPAPLMVKGAAEALTGREVNEELALHIGELAARTAKPLTTSALTPEYRREMIRVFTKRAVLEAAR, from the coding sequence GTGGCACTCCCCGACTTCCAGCTTCTCCGTCCGCGCACGGTTGCTGAAGCGATCGAATTCCTCGCGAAACACGCGGCCAGCGCGCAGATCGTCGCCGGCGGCACCGATCTTGTCCCCTCGTTGGGGCAGCACCTTTTCGCGCCGCGCTTTCTGGTGGACATCCGCGGCATCGGCGAACTGCGCGGAATTCGCGAGCACGATGGCGGCCTGGAGATCGGCGCGCTAACGACGCTGACGACAATCGAGCGCTCGCCAGAGATCGCGCGCAGTTATCCCGTGCTGCATGAGGCAGCGAAGACGGTGGCGTCGCCGGTGCTGCGCAACATGGGAACGATCGGCGGGAACATCTGCCTGGATACGCGCTGCCTCTGGTACAACCAGTCGCTGCAATGGCGGAAGTCGTGCGGCTTTTGTATCAAGAAAGACGGCGACCTGTGCCACGTCGCGCCCGGCGGAACCAAATGCTGGGCGGCTTTCTCCGGTGACACGCCTCCGGCGCTGCTCTGCCTGGAAGCGGAGATTGAAATTGCAGGGCCCAAAGGCACGAGGCGCGTCCCGCTGAGCGAGTTCTACACCAACGTTGGCGACGCGCGCATGAGGCTGGGAAAAAACGAGCTGCTCACGGGCGTACTGCTGCCGGCGAAGACGGCCGGCTGGCGCGGCATTTATCGCAAGTTGAGGATACGCGGCTCGATTGACTATCCGCTCGCCGGCGTGGCCATCGCACTGAAGCGCGGCAACGGGCACGTCGTGGATGCCAAGGTTGCGATCACCGCGGTGAATCCGGCGCCACTGATGGTGAAGGGCGCAGCCGAGGCATTGACGGGCAGGGAAGTGAACGAAGAGCTGGCGCTGCACATCGGCGAACTGGCGGCGCGGACAGCGAAACCGCTCACGACATCAGCCCTCACGCCTGAGTACCGGCGTGAGATGATTCGGGTGTTCACGAAACGGGCGGTCTTGGAGGCCGCGCGGTAA